In Streptomyces sp. SN-593, a single genomic region encodes these proteins:
- a CDS encoding spore photoproduct lyase family protein encodes MPPRPDALFELDALDPGAGPRTPPPAEPALPAARGLLDVREIHAEPEAAASPRGLEILARFPRARVVEVASHWRIPHLHGNEGNVARWVRVKSEVLVLGVRKTFTVRPNGRSADWIAPGLSNGCAMACAYCYVPRRKGYANPVTVFTNPGDVIGHLGRHIARQGRKREPNQCDPAAWVYDIGENGDCSADALICDNTLDLVAAFRHWPTAKASFATKFVNPALLAYDPRGRTRVRLSVMPPRDSRLLDIRTSPVPDRIAAAGDLLEAGYEVHFNLSPVVLRPGWQADWADLLRHMDDVLPAAVKAQAAAEVIMLTHNEELHEVNLGWHPRAEDVLWQPAAQETKHSQNGGTNLRYRAPVKHAAVVRLGELIAAHAPWLRVRYAF; translated from the coding sequence GTGCCGCCGCGCCCCGACGCGCTCTTCGAGCTGGACGCCCTCGACCCGGGTGCCGGCCCCCGCACGCCGCCACCGGCCGAGCCCGCGCTCCCGGCCGCCCGCGGGCTGCTGGACGTCCGCGAGATCCACGCGGAGCCGGAGGCGGCGGCCTCGCCGCGGGGCCTCGAGATCCTGGCCCGGTTCCCGCGGGCACGGGTCGTCGAGGTCGCCTCGCACTGGCGGATCCCGCACCTGCACGGCAACGAGGGGAACGTGGCCCGCTGGGTCCGGGTGAAGTCCGAGGTACTGGTGCTGGGGGTGCGCAAGACCTTCACGGTCCGCCCCAACGGGCGCTCCGCCGACTGGATCGCCCCCGGCCTGTCCAACGGCTGCGCGATGGCGTGCGCCTACTGCTACGTGCCGAGGCGCAAGGGCTACGCCAACCCCGTCACCGTCTTCACCAACCCCGGGGACGTCATCGGCCACCTCGGCCGCCACATCGCGCGCCAGGGCCGCAAACGGGAGCCGAACCAGTGCGACCCCGCGGCCTGGGTGTACGACATCGGCGAGAACGGGGACTGCTCCGCCGACGCGCTGATCTGCGACAACACCCTCGACCTCGTCGCGGCCTTCCGCCACTGGCCCACCGCGAAGGCGTCGTTCGCGACCAAGTTCGTCAACCCGGCCCTGCTCGCCTACGACCCGCGCGGCCGGACCCGGGTACGGCTGTCGGTGATGCCGCCGCGCGACTCCCGCCTGCTGGACATCCGCACCAGCCCCGTGCCCGACCGCATCGCGGCGGCCGGCGACCTGCTCGAAGCCGGCTACGAGGTGCACTTCAACCTCTCCCCGGTGGTGCTGCGGCCCGGGTGGCAGGCCGACTGGGCGGACCTGCTCCGGCACATGGACGACGTGCTGCCCGCGGCCGTCAAGGCGCAGGCGGCCGCGGAGGTGATCATGCTCACCCACAACGAGGAGCTCCACGAGGTCAACCTGGGCTGGCACCCGCGCGCCGAGGACGTGCTGTGGCAGCCCGCCGCCCAGGAGACCAAGCACTCGCAGAACGGCGGCACCAACCTCCGCTACCGCGCCCCGGTGAAGCACGCCGCGGTGGTCCGGCTCGGCGAGCTGATCGCCGCCCACGCCCCCTGGCTGCGCGTCCGCTACGCCTTCTAG
- a CDS encoding alpha/beta hydrolase-fold protein, producing MSKAPRRITLLVALSLTAALGVALLPGSADARAKAPEALGATVTHTKKGPTGYEVTFRIKDASATSMRIKGAWSFASTASSSTDPTNAAPIPAAQWQPGDFALQSPDMPSENWPVADMTEDARTGIWSYTVPLPSGTFDYQFYPDCTAAAPALSGCTAETDPTVPAWSSAAGASPAVFSQVYVPSDAKFGTTDSSLQADAPKGEQGRITDVSYPTANTSTGTHPLAVYTPAGYDPKRSTPYPVFVLSHGGGENEAAWPTRGRLQQIVDNLVAQGRMQPAIVVMPDGSGLTKGTVYTQEITDNVLPYVEKHYDVSTSASGRAFAGTSAYGTQANNFLFQQTTEFGYVGAWSPASGAPAVTVTGSGNTPVDPAYTNPQLKQVLGIHLAIGQEDLGGNAPMMTATTEREGMINAGVPFTYYSTGGGHTWTFWQSALADFLTRTGFRTTSTAATAGTTSLTATVTASTAEPAAPTGTVQFKVDGADLGKPVAVRNGKATLSARTAAGATVTAVYSGDRYYNASTSAAASRL from the coding sequence ATGTCCAAGGCACCACGCAGAATCACGTTGCTGGTCGCACTGTCCCTGACCGCGGCGCTGGGCGTCGCCCTCCTGCCCGGGTCGGCGGACGCACGGGCCAAGGCACCCGAGGCGCTGGGGGCCACGGTCACCCACACCAAGAAGGGCCCGACGGGCTACGAGGTGACGTTCCGTATCAAGGACGCCTCGGCCACCTCGATGCGCATCAAGGGCGCGTGGTCCTTCGCGTCGACGGCCTCCTCCAGCACGGACCCGACGAACGCGGCGCCCATCCCCGCGGCGCAGTGGCAGCCCGGCGACTTCGCGCTCCAGTCGCCCGACATGCCCAGCGAGAACTGGCCCGTGGCCGACATGACCGAGGACGCCAGGACCGGGATCTGGTCGTACACGGTCCCGCTGCCCTCGGGCACCTTCGACTACCAGTTCTACCCGGACTGCACGGCGGCGGCCCCCGCGCTCAGCGGCTGCACCGCCGAGACCGATCCCACCGTTCCGGCGTGGAGCTCGGCCGCCGGGGCGTCGCCGGCGGTGTTCTCCCAGGTCTACGTGCCCTCGGACGCCAAGTTCGGCACCACCGACTCCTCCTTGCAGGCCGACGCCCCCAAGGGCGAGCAGGGCCGGATCACCGACGTCAGCTACCCGACCGCCAACACCAGCACCGGCACCCACCCGCTGGCGGTCTACACCCCCGCCGGCTACGACCCCAAGCGCTCCACCCCCTACCCGGTGTTCGTCCTGAGCCACGGCGGCGGCGAGAACGAGGCCGCCTGGCCCACCCGCGGCCGGCTCCAGCAGATCGTCGACAACCTCGTCGCGCAGGGCAGGATGCAGCCCGCGATCGTCGTCATGCCCGACGGCTCGGGGCTGACCAAGGGCACGGTCTACACCCAGGAGATCACCGACAACGTCCTGCCGTACGTCGAGAAGCACTACGACGTCAGCACCAGCGCCAGCGGCCGCGCCTTCGCCGGCACCTCCGCCTACGGCACCCAGGCCAACAACTTCCTGTTCCAGCAGACCACCGAGTTCGGGTACGTCGGCGCGTGGTCGCCGGCCTCCGGAGCGCCGGCCGTGACCGTCACCGGCAGCGGCAACACCCCGGTCGACCCCGCCTACACCAACCCCCAGCTCAAGCAGGTCCTCGGCATCCACCTCGCCATCGGCCAGGAGGACCTGGGCGGCAACGCCCCGATGATGACCGCCACCACCGAGCGCGAGGGCATGATCAACGCCGGCGTCCCCTTCACCTACTACTCCACCGGCGGCGGCCACACCTGGACCTTCTGGCAGTCCGCCCTGGCCGACTTCCTCACCCGCACCGGCTTCCGCACCACCTCCACCGCGGCCACCGCGGGCACGACGTCCCTCACCGCGACAGTGACCGCCTCCACCGCTGAGCCCGCCGCCCCGACCGGCACCGTGCAGTTCAAGGTCGACGGCGCCGACCTCGGCAAGCCCGTCGCCGTCAGGAACGGCAAGGCCACCCTCTCCGCCCGCACCGCCGCCGGAGCCACGGTCACGGCCGTGTACAGCGGCGACCGCTACTACAACGCCAGCACCTCGGCGGCGGCCTCGCGCCTCTAG
- a CDS encoding NAD-dependent epimerase/dehydratase family protein, with the protein MRVLVTGGAGFIGSHIVAALASRGHEAVVLDVLLPAAHATVPDRPPPGTAEFLRDDVRDAEAVARALRGIDAVCHQAAMVGLGKDFADAPAYAGCNDLGTAVLLAEMARAGVRHLVLAASMVVYGEGRYDCPRHGRVAPGPRSAADLAAGRFEPPCPRCGAALLPGLVDEDTPADPRNVYAATKLAQEHLASAWARSTGGRAAGLRYHNVYGPGMPRDTPYAGVASFFRSSLARGQAPRVFEDGGQRRDFVHVTDIAAANVAALEAVAARPPGSYRAYNAGSGTPHTVGEMAAALADASGGPAPRVTGEFRLGDVRHITASSARLRAELGWRPRVGFTDGMADFARAPQRAADGAGAR; encoded by the coding sequence ATGCGCGTACTCGTCACCGGCGGCGCGGGCTTCATCGGCTCGCACATCGTCGCCGCCCTGGCCTCCCGAGGACACGAAGCCGTGGTCCTGGACGTCCTGCTGCCCGCCGCCCACGCCACGGTGCCCGACCGGCCTCCGCCGGGCACCGCGGAGTTCCTCCGGGACGACGTCCGCGACGCCGAGGCCGTCGCACGGGCGCTGCGGGGGATCGACGCCGTGTGCCACCAGGCGGCGATGGTCGGCCTCGGCAAGGACTTCGCCGACGCCCCGGCGTACGCGGGCTGCAACGACCTCGGCACCGCCGTCCTGTTGGCCGAGATGGCGCGGGCCGGCGTACGGCACCTGGTGCTGGCCGCCTCGATGGTCGTCTACGGGGAGGGACGGTACGACTGCCCGCGGCACGGCCGGGTGGCGCCCGGCCCCCGATCGGCCGCGGACCTCGCCGCGGGGCGCTTCGAACCGCCCTGCCCCCGCTGCGGGGCCGCCCTGCTCCCCGGGCTGGTCGACGAGGACACCCCGGCCGACCCGCGGAACGTCTACGCCGCCACCAAACTCGCCCAGGAACACCTGGCGTCCGCCTGGGCGCGCTCCACCGGGGGCCGCGCCGCCGGACTGCGCTACCACAACGTGTACGGCCCCGGGATGCCGCGCGACACCCCCTACGCGGGCGTGGCGTCCTTCTTCCGCTCGTCCCTCGCGCGCGGGCAGGCACCCCGGGTCTTCGAGGACGGCGGGCAGCGGCGCGACTTCGTCCACGTCACGGACATCGCCGCCGCGAACGTGGCCGCGCTGGAGGCCGTCGCCGCCCGCCCGCCCGGCTCCTACCGCGCGTACAACGCCGGCAGCGGCACCCCGCACACCGTCGGCGAGATGGCCGCCGCGCTCGCCGACGCCAGCGGCGGACCGGCGCCCCGCGTCACCGGCGAGTTCCGCCTCGGCGACGTCCGCCACATCACCGCCTCCTCGGCCCGGCTGCGCGCCGAACTCGGTTGGCGGCCGCGCGTCGGTTTCACCGACGGCATGGCCGACTTCGCCCGCGCCCCGCAGCGCGCGGCGGACGGTGCGGGGGCGCGGTGA
- a CDS encoding response regulator transcription factor: MTIRVLVADDQAVVRDGVVLLLTLAEDIEVVGQAGDGREALRLATEQTPDVALVDLRMPGLDGAQVTGAILGAGLGTRVLILTTYADDDAVLPALRAGAAGYLTKDATGEAVLAAVRDVAAGRTVLDPAVQRRLVQLVVEEPAAGAARAATGAGPYPGGGGGAWAAPATATAGASAVVPVPAPAASAAAQAAGTVLPPEAEGLTRREVDVVRLVARGLNNRQVAREMVVSQATVKTHLNHALSKLALDDRGALIAWAWRNRLVTADQ; this comes from the coding sequence GTGACGATTCGGGTGCTGGTCGCGGACGACCAGGCGGTGGTGCGTGACGGCGTGGTGCTGCTGCTGACCCTGGCCGAGGACATCGAGGTGGTCGGGCAGGCGGGCGACGGCCGGGAGGCCCTGCGGCTGGCGACCGAGCAGACGCCCGACGTCGCCCTGGTGGACCTGCGGATGCCCGGCCTGGACGGGGCGCAGGTGACCGGGGCCATCCTGGGCGCGGGCCTCGGCACCCGGGTGCTGATCCTGACCACGTACGCCGACGACGACGCCGTCCTCCCCGCGCTGCGGGCCGGCGCCGCGGGCTACCTGACCAAGGACGCCACCGGCGAGGCGGTGCTCGCCGCGGTCCGTGACGTGGCCGCCGGGCGGACCGTCCTCGACCCCGCCGTCCAGCGCCGGCTGGTCCAGCTCGTCGTGGAGGAGCCGGCGGCGGGGGCGGCACGGGCGGCGACCGGGGCGGGGCCGTACCCCGGGGGCGGGGGCGGGGCCTGGGCCGCACCGGCCACCGCGACCGCCGGCGCCTCGGCCGTCGTCCCCGTTCCCGCGCCCGCCGCGTCCGCCGCGGCGCAGGCGGCCGGGACCGTTCTCCCGCCGGAGGCCGAGGGCCTGACCCGCCGTGAGGTGGACGTGGTCCGGCTGGTGGCCAGAGGGCTCAACAACCGTCAGGTCGCCCGTGAGATGGTCGTCAGCCAGGCCACCGTCAAGACCCACCTCAACCACGCTCTGTCCAAGCTGGCGTTGGACGACCGGGGCGCGCTCATCGCCTGGGCGTGGCGCAACCGGCTGGTGACCGCCGACCAGTAG
- a CDS encoding molybdopterin-dependent oxidoreductase: MDSSPSPPPEPPASREGAEHADRRTSFRARVARQARRLPAVPPGPWRSPLRGPWLTSVFGAVLLVGLPVLFLTGLLSYAAYNPDLSRINDKTPDKGLLGFFLFPWPTHPYWLYRVTQGVHVTLGIVLVPVLLAKLWSVVPKLFTLPPVRSAAHALERLSLLLLVGGGLFEFVTGILNVQLDYVFPGSFYPLHFYGAWVFSGALAAHVALRLPRTVRSLRGRDLRAELRTPTARTVPEPADDSGLVPAHPAPPTMSRRGALGLVGLGSLVLFLVTAGQSIGGPLRRTALLAPHGRNPGSGPNGFPINKTAALARVRAQDVGEGWRLVVHSSTRGRRVELTLDEVRALAQHTSALPIACVEGWSSDDQHWEGVRLADLAALVGHPSDPPGVFVESVQLAGSFRAVALRDNQVRDPRALLALRVNGADLSPDHGYPARVIVPDAPGVMNTKWVHRLTFGATTFPQDDA; the protein is encoded by the coding sequence ATGGACAGCTCCCCGAGCCCCCCACCCGAGCCGCCCGCCTCCCGCGAGGGGGCGGAACACGCCGACCGGCGCACGTCGTTCCGCGCGCGCGTGGCCCGGCAGGCCCGCCGCCTTCCCGCCGTCCCGCCCGGTCCGTGGCGCAGCCCGCTGCGCGGCCCGTGGCTGACGTCGGTCTTCGGGGCCGTGCTGCTGGTGGGCCTCCCGGTGCTGTTCCTCACCGGCCTGCTGTCGTACGCCGCCTACAACCCGGACCTGTCGCGGATCAACGACAAGACCCCGGACAAGGGCCTGCTGGGCTTCTTCCTGTTCCCGTGGCCGACCCACCCGTACTGGCTGTACCGGGTCACCCAGGGCGTGCACGTCACGCTCGGGATCGTGCTGGTGCCGGTCCTCCTGGCCAAGCTCTGGTCGGTGGTGCCGAAGCTGTTCACGCTGCCGCCGGTCCGGTCGGCCGCGCACGCCCTGGAGCGGCTGTCGCTGCTCCTGCTGGTCGGCGGCGGCCTGTTCGAGTTCGTGACGGGCATCCTGAACGTGCAGCTCGACTACGTCTTCCCGGGGTCGTTCTACCCGCTGCACTTCTACGGCGCCTGGGTGTTCTCCGGCGCGCTCGCCGCCCACGTCGCGCTGCGGCTGCCCCGGACCGTACGGTCCCTGCGCGGCCGCGACCTCCGCGCGGAGCTGCGCACGCCCACCGCCCGTACCGTGCCCGAACCGGCCGACGACAGCGGACTGGTCCCCGCACATCCCGCGCCGCCGACCATGTCGCGGCGCGGCGCGCTCGGGCTGGTGGGACTGGGCTCGCTGGTGCTGTTCCTGGTGACCGCCGGCCAGAGCATCGGCGGACCGCTGCGCCGGACCGCGCTGCTGGCCCCGCACGGGCGGAACCCCGGCTCCGGTCCGAACGGCTTCCCGATCAACAAGACCGCCGCGCTGGCCCGCGTCCGCGCGCAGGACGTCGGCGAGGGCTGGCGGCTGGTGGTGCACAGCTCCACCCGCGGCCGGCGCGTGGAGCTGACCCTCGACGAGGTGCGGGCGCTGGCCCAGCACACCTCCGCGCTGCCCATCGCCTGTGTCGAGGGCTGGTCCAGCGACGACCAGCACTGGGAGGGCGTCCGGCTGGCCGACCTCGCCGCCCTGGTGGGCCACCCCTCGGACCCGCCCGGCGTGTTCGTGGAGTCGGTCCAACTGGCCGGGTCCTTCCGGGCGGTCGCCCTGCGCGACAACCAGGTCCGCGACCCCCGCGCCCTGCTCGCGCTGCGGGTCAACGGCGCCGACCTCTCACCGGACCACGGCTATCCCGCCCGGGTGATCGTGCCGGACGCGCCCGGCGTGATGAACACGAAGTGGGTGCACCGGCTGACCTTCGGCGCCACGACCTTCCCGCAGGACGACGCGTGA
- a CDS encoding MarR family winged helix-turn-helix transcriptional regulator codes for MNDALTPWDGALTHVLWRAQNAVHRRVQEALDEFGVTATQLGLAVHLDELGPLSAADLSRNFHIAPQSVGTALSRLEKVEWVRRRPHPVHGRVVLHELTATGAAGVAKGRQAMTEVNTEVTAGLSSAEAAQLLRLLGTVTDTIDPPTPR; via the coding sequence GTGAACGACGCCCTGACGCCGTGGGACGGCGCGTTGACCCATGTGCTGTGGCGCGCCCAGAACGCGGTGCACCGGCGGGTGCAGGAGGCCCTGGACGAGTTCGGCGTCACGGCGACCCAACTCGGCCTGGCGGTACACCTGGACGAGTTGGGACCGCTGTCGGCCGCGGACCTGTCCAGGAACTTCCACATCGCGCCGCAGAGCGTGGGGACGGCGCTGAGCCGCCTGGAGAAGGTGGAATGGGTGCGCCGCAGACCCCACCCCGTCCACGGCCGCGTCGTGCTCCACGAACTCACCGCCACGGGAGCGGCCGGCGTCGCCAAGGGCCGTCAGGCGATGACGGAGGTGAACACCGAGGTGACAGCGGGCCTCTCGTCCGCCGAGGCCGCGCAACTCCTCCGGCTGCTCGGCACAGTCACCGACACGATCGACCCGCCGACCCCGCGATGA
- a CDS encoding aminomethyltransferase family protein, translating to MPTPSLQDGIDKAGSAVRLRWTDAPQAWTPPVVRPEYSGWQKEQAAWKDGVALMDLSYHMWDTFVTGPDATRMLRELSANDYERFAVNQAKQLVVVNENGYLVGDAILLRRGEQDYVITGRPTVQNWLTYQAQQRGYDVSLTSDPDCSRDPAHIPPFFRYQVQGPYAQQLIESAFGGPLPETRFFHASDVTLAGKTFRALRHGMAGQPGYEFIGDHADHTPVKEALMRAGEEFGLERVGSLAYPTAQAEGGWIPAPIPAIYDDSASQRAYRSWLPLHTPDGMQPLNGSFYSPEISDYYVTPYELGYGRSISFQHDFLGRDALRALKDAGRRHKVTLVMDAGDVAAALGADHGAVNTLAKQRVESDGTLVGTTEYTAFSDPYGTMLSLALVSQDQAAPGTEVTVVWGNHPGGDTAPDADLGLPRIRATVQPCPYNEFARTGYRQD from the coding sequence ATGCCCACTCCCAGCCTCCAGGACGGCATCGACAAGGCGGGCTCCGCCGTGCGCCTCCGCTGGACCGACGCACCGCAGGCGTGGACCCCTCCGGTCGTCCGGCCGGAGTACTCCGGCTGGCAGAAGGAACAGGCGGCCTGGAAGGACGGCGTCGCGCTCATGGACCTCTCGTACCACATGTGGGACACCTTTGTGACGGGGCCGGACGCCACCCGCATGCTCCGCGAGCTGAGCGCCAACGACTACGAGCGCTTCGCGGTCAACCAGGCCAAGCAGCTCGTCGTGGTCAACGAGAACGGCTACCTCGTCGGCGACGCCATCCTCCTGCGCCGCGGCGAGCAGGACTACGTGATCACCGGCCGCCCCACCGTCCAGAACTGGCTCACCTACCAGGCCCAGCAGCGCGGCTACGACGTCTCCCTGACCAGCGACCCCGACTGCTCCCGCGACCCCGCCCACATCCCGCCCTTCTTCCGCTACCAGGTCCAGGGGCCCTACGCCCAGCAGTTGATCGAGTCCGCCTTCGGGGGCCCGCTGCCGGAGACCCGGTTCTTCCACGCCTCCGACGTCACCCTGGCCGGGAAGACATTCCGCGCGCTGCGCCACGGCATGGCCGGCCAGCCCGGCTACGAGTTCATCGGGGACCACGCCGACCACACGCCGGTCAAGGAGGCCCTGATGCGGGCCGGGGAAGAGTTCGGGCTCGAACGCGTGGGCTCGCTCGCCTACCCGACCGCCCAGGCCGAAGGCGGCTGGATCCCGGCCCCGATCCCGGCGATCTACGACGACAGCGCCTCCCAGCGGGCCTACCGCTCCTGGCTGCCGCTCCACACCCCGGACGGCATGCAGCCCCTGAACGGCAGCTTCTACTCGCCGGAGATCTCCGACTACTACGTCACCCCGTACGAACTCGGCTACGGCCGGTCGATCTCCTTCCAGCACGACTTCCTCGGCCGCGACGCGCTGCGCGCCCTGAAGGACGCCGGCCGCCGCCACAAGGTGACGCTGGTGATGGACGCCGGCGACGTGGCCGCCGCCCTCGGCGCGGACCACGGCGCCGTCAACACCCTGGCGAAGCAGCGGGTCGAGAGCGACGGCACGCTGGTCGGGACCACCGAGTACACGGCGTTCAGCGACCCCTACGGCACCATGCTCTCCCTGGCCCTGGTCTCCCAGGACCAGGCCGCACCGGGCACCGAGGTGACGGTGGTGTGGGGCAACCACCCCGGCGGGGACACCGCTCCCGACGCGGACCTCGGACTGCCCCGCATCCGCGCGACCGTACAGCCCTGCCCCTACAACGAGTTCGCCCGCACCGGCTACCGCCAGGACTGA
- a CDS encoding XRE family transcriptional regulator translates to MTGATALVLVAAGVLLADRPSHRRPSPGPAASSRYFAADDVFNRRRPRAELSSDSAELVGDLLAAGRAQVSAGTAGLPVYRAAASTPTYHVTAREHVGDWGADPFTGVGFPWDASWKVPKREWTVVITPDGRAVECWRIEVQSGRPSCEWGAVTDTRGASAVEAGQATGSGLSRLAGMITGADWKAGRIDHALSFGAPDNNARYVFPAVGSDGRDQGRWREGQFVWLDPAYDIDADTTLKPYERMVAKALQEYGAYDVKNADEFAFMSAYGSKPPGDPTGTSALLTDIEFAKYLRVGTVRPAS, encoded by the coding sequence GTGACGGGAGCGACAGCGCTCGTGCTGGTGGCCGCCGGGGTCCTGCTCGCCGACCGGCCGTCGCACCGGCGACCGTCCCCGGGCCCCGCCGCGTCGTCCCGCTACTTCGCCGCGGACGACGTCTTCAACCGGCGGCGCCCGCGGGCCGAGTTGTCGTCCGACTCCGCGGAGCTGGTGGGCGACCTGCTCGCCGCGGGCCGGGCGCAGGTGTCCGCCGGCACGGCCGGCCTGCCGGTGTACCGGGCCGCGGCGAGCACCCCGACCTACCACGTCACCGCGCGCGAGCACGTCGGCGACTGGGGCGCCGACCCGTTCACGGGCGTCGGCTTCCCCTGGGACGCGTCGTGGAAGGTGCCGAAACGTGAATGGACGGTGGTGATCACACCGGACGGGCGGGCGGTGGAATGCTGGAGGATCGAGGTGCAGTCCGGCCGGCCGAGTTGTGAGTGGGGAGCGGTGACCGACACCCGGGGCGCGTCGGCCGTCGAGGCGGGACAGGCCACCGGGAGCGGACTGTCCCGCCTCGCCGGGATGATCACCGGAGCGGACTGGAAGGCGGGCCGGATCGATCACGCGTTGAGCTTCGGCGCCCCCGACAACAACGCCCGGTACGTCTTCCCGGCGGTGGGAAGCGACGGCCGGGACCAAGGCCGCTGGCGCGAGGGCCAGTTCGTCTGGCTCGACCCGGCGTACGACATCGACGCCGACACCACCCTCAAGCCGTACGAGCGGATGGTGGCGAAAGCGCTGCAGGAGTACGGCGCCTACGACGTGAAGAACGCCGACGAGTTCGCCTTCATGTCCGCCTACGGATCGAAGCCGCCGGGCGACCCGACCGGCACCTCCGCGCTCCTCACCGACATCGAGTTCGCGAAGTACCTCCGGGTCGGCACGGTCCGGCCCGCGTCGTAG
- a CDS encoding sensor histidine kinase: protein MANTWLVAGPDRRRFTGRALGAAAVMVLCMAVSVVAAPGAATKAAVGVLGFLAELGMVLSRRILPADRAVWGVLLTIGSGFAITLLAPIGLGEIPVLVGAAVLPLCVPPGPVRSAGVAVVAVGFGVAIMVISGSATGLLAAVGAWFIADRTAEHAELLAERDRVVALLAEVEANRLARQEAAAAEERGRIAREMHDVLAHSLAGLNLQLQAVRAVAAREGASPALTGPLERAAELAREGVQEARAAVGALRAGPSRGVDDLGTLVHGFPGGARLRVTGRPGLLSPEAGHAVYRAVQEALTNAARYATGSVVEVNVAWDAGEVRVAVRDHGLPAGRDPSGVQGSGSGLRGMAERIGRAGGTVAAGPVPGGPGWRVTLRVPVAPAAATGPGAGPAEGPGAGPVEGSVEGSAEGSADGPPT from the coding sequence ATGGCGAACACCTGGTTGGTGGCGGGGCCGGACCGCCGTCGTTTCACCGGCCGGGCCCTGGGGGCCGCGGCCGTCATGGTGCTGTGCATGGCGGTGTCGGTGGTCGCCGCGCCCGGGGCGGCGACCAAGGCGGCCGTCGGCGTGCTGGGGTTCCTCGCCGAGCTGGGCATGGTGCTCAGCCGCCGGATACTGCCGGCGGACCGGGCGGTGTGGGGCGTCCTGCTGACCATCGGCAGCGGCTTCGCCATCACGCTGCTGGCGCCCATCGGGCTGGGCGAGATCCCGGTCCTCGTCGGGGCGGCGGTGCTCCCGCTGTGCGTGCCGCCGGGGCCGGTGCGCAGCGCGGGTGTCGCGGTGGTCGCCGTCGGTTTCGGCGTCGCGATCATGGTGATCTCGGGCAGCGCGACCGGTCTGCTGGCGGCCGTCGGGGCGTGGTTCATCGCCGACCGGACGGCCGAGCACGCCGAGTTGCTGGCCGAGCGGGACCGGGTGGTGGCGCTGCTCGCCGAGGTCGAGGCCAACCGGCTGGCCCGGCAGGAGGCCGCCGCCGCCGAGGAGCGCGGCCGGATCGCCCGCGAGATGCACGACGTGCTGGCGCACAGCCTGGCCGGCCTGAACCTCCAGCTCCAGGCGGTACGGGCGGTGGCCGCGCGCGAGGGCGCGTCGCCGGCGCTGACCGGCCCGCTGGAACGGGCGGCGGAACTGGCCCGCGAGGGCGTTCAGGAGGCCCGCGCGGCGGTCGGCGCGCTGCGGGCCGGGCCGTCGCGCGGCGTGGACGACCTCGGGACACTGGTCCACGGTTTCCCCGGCGGCGCCCGGCTGCGGGTCACCGGCCGGCCCGGCCTGTTGTCCCCGGAGGCGGGGCACGCGGTGTACCGGGCCGTCCAGGAGGCGCTGACCAACGCGGCGCGGTACGCCACCGGCAGCGTCGTGGAGGTCAACGTGGCCTGGGACGCGGGCGAGGTCCGGGTGGCCGTGCGCGACCACGGCCTGCCCGCCGGACGCGACCCGTCCGGGGTGCAGGGCAGCGGCAGCGGGCTGCGGGGCATGGCCGAGCGGATCGGGCGGGCCGGCGGCACCGTGGCCGCGGGGCCGGTTCCCGGCGGCCCGGGCTGGCGGGTGACGCTGCGCGTGCCGGTGGCCCCGGCCGCCGCCACCGGGCCGGGGGCGGGACCCGCGGAAGGGCCGGGGGCGGGGCCGGTGGAGGGATCGGTGGAGGGATCGGCGGAGGGATCGGCGGACGGGCCGCCGACGTAG
- a CDS encoding GNAT family N-acetyltransferase — translation MVTLTTSRLVLRRWREEDVAPMAAVHADPEVMRWIRDGGVRDERQTRDGIRAWESEWESRGFGLFAVEIRATGELAGFTGLSVPSFLPEVMPAVEVGWRLGRSHWGQGLATEAARAAVRFGFEERGLRRIVSITQVGNVASERVIVKLGMLPVRETVAPAGGRRVRVYALTSDRYAADRAPRRSGPPPAPDR, via the coding sequence ATGGTCACGCTCACGACGTCCAGACTGGTCCTGCGCCGCTGGCGCGAGGAGGACGTCGCGCCCATGGCCGCCGTCCACGCCGACCCCGAGGTCATGCGGTGGATCCGGGACGGCGGCGTCCGCGACGAGCGGCAGACCCGCGACGGGATCCGGGCGTGGGAGAGCGAGTGGGAGTCGCGGGGCTTCGGCCTGTTCGCCGTGGAAATCCGGGCCACCGGCGAGTTGGCCGGGTTCACCGGCCTCTCGGTGCCCTCCTTCCTGCCGGAGGTGATGCCGGCGGTGGAGGTCGGCTGGCGGCTGGGGCGCTCCCACTGGGGACAGGGCCTGGCCACCGAGGCGGCCAGGGCCGCCGTGCGGTTCGGGTTCGAGGAGCGGGGGTTGCGGCGGATCGTCAGCATCACCCAGGTGGGCAACGTCGCCTCCGAGCGCGTCATCGTGAAGCTGGGGATGCTCCCGGTCCGCGAGACCGTCGCCCCCGCCGGCGGCCGTCGCGTCAGGGTGTACGCCTTGACGTCGGACCGGTACGCCGCCGACCGGGCACCGCGCCGGTCCGGCCCGCCCCCTGCCCCCGATCGCTGA